One genomic region from Vanacampus margaritifer isolate UIUO_Vmar chromosome 2, RoL_Vmar_1.0, whole genome shotgun sequence encodes:
- the camk2n2a gene encoding calcium/calmodulin-dependent protein kinase II inhibitor 1a has product MSEVLPYNEGKMSGYGADSEVSQMSFSCGLQDTSAFFAGSQAKRPPKLGQIGRAKRVVIEDDRIDEVLKGMTDKSSPGV; this is encoded by the exons ATGTCCGAAGTGTTGCCATACAACGAGGGGAAAATGAGCGGCTACGGGGCGGACAGCGAGGTCAGCCAGATGTCCTTTAGCTGCGGACTGCAGGACACAAGCGCCTTTTTCGCTGGCTCGCAGGCCAAGAGACCCCCGAAGCTCGGCCAGATCGGCAGAGCCAAGCGAG TGGTGATCGAGGACGACCGAATAGACGAGGTCCTCAAGGGGATGACAGACAAGTCGTCGCCCGGCGTTTAA